In the Anastrepha obliqua isolate idAnaObli1 chromosome 1, idAnaObli1_1.0, whole genome shotgun sequence genome, one interval contains:
- the LOC129252849 gene encoding facilitated trehalose transporter Tret1-like codes for MIMMSFSAGLLIGYIMATYLNYHIICCIIFALPIIYLFGNIFLPETPQCLLKRGYEQQAKMSFIFYKGIIINVDHSEQNTSIVVSEFDELKAAIVNGGLDTPVMLKDFLNKSTLFSFFTAANLCVLNQFSGSFAIMNYMANIFAESGSTLNPNVSSILMGCVQMLGAVTVIILVERFGRRPLLLCSVVGMMASMYGFGAFVQFTGAETKAEYNWVPIVLMTFVVFNSAYGVFGCFYALVVEIHPAKIRSQALSISMLFIGVLLFIALKLFPYFLFELGIPVTMYSCATVCVVTGIYLFFFLPETKGKSMEKD; via the exons ATGATTATGATGTCCTTCAGTGCTGGCTTGCTTATCGGTTACATAATGGCCACCTATCTCAATTACCACATAATATGTTGCATAATCTTTGCACTACCCATTATTTATCTCTTCGGTAATATATTCCTTCCGGAGACACCTCAATGCCTACTGAAACGTGGCTATGAACAGCAGGCTAAGATGTCATTCATCTTCTACAAAGGCATTATAATTAATGTTGATCACTCTGAGCAAAATACGTCAATAGTAGTGAGCGAATTCGATGAATTGAAGGCGGCCATCGTGAACGGTGGCCTTGACACGCCGGTCATGCTCAAAGATTTTC TAAACAAGTCTACACTCTTCAGTTTTTTCACTGCAGCCAATTTGTGTGTGCTCAACCAGTTTTCGGGTAGTTTTGCCATCATGAATTATATGGCGAATATCTTTGCCGAATCTGGCTCAACATTGAATCCGAATGTCAGCTCTATTCTTATGGGATGCGTGCAGATGTTGGGAGCAGTAACGgttattattttggtggaacGTTTCGGTCGTCGGCCTTTGCTTTTGTGCTCGGTGGTCGGCATGATGGCTAGTATGTATGGGTTTGGAGCATTCGTACAATTCACAGGCGCGGAAACGAAGGCTGAATACAATTGGGTTCCTATCGTTCTCATGACGTTCGTGGTTTTCAACTCGGCTTATGGAGTCTTTGGATGTTTCTATGCCCTCGTGGTTGAGATACATCCAGCGAAG ATTCGTTCACAAGCTCTATCGATTTCTATGCTATTTATCGGTGTACTGCTGTTCATAGCCTTGAAGCTTTTTCCGTATTTCCTGTTCGAATTAGGCATCCCCGTTACTATGTATTCGTGTGCCACTGTTTGTGTGGTTACTGGCATATATCTATTTTTCTTCCTACCAGAGACAAAAGGCAAATCAATGGAGAAGGATTAA